The Candidatus Malacoplasma girerdii genome has a segment encoding these proteins:
- a CDS encoding hemolysin A, which translates to MRLDKFIVDNKLVNSRNKAQHLITNGCVLVNNIIVNNKHYEINENDVVIVNDVGQYVSRGAYKLLHALTTWKINLTDQVVLDIGASTGGFTQVCLNMNALKVYAVDVGTNQIDKKLKENKKIVVYEQTNFKTLVLSMFEEKIDYIVADLSFISLTTLIEKINQLFNYPLKMIFLIKPQFELGKDVVSRFNGVIREPKLWNKAVGKIKQSVIKHNFKINGIIPSPIKGNSGNTEFLIYCEKK; encoded by the coding sequence ATGCGTTTAGATAAATTTATTGTTGATAACAAGTTAGTTAATAGTCGTAATAAAGCACAGCATTTAATTACAAATGGCTGCGTTTTAGTTAATAATATCATTGTTAATAATAAACATTATGAAATTAATGAAAATGACGTAGTTATTGTTAATGATGTTGGACAATATGTAAGTCGCGGCGCTTATAAATTATTACACGCATTAACCACATGAAAAATTAATTTAACTGATCAAGTTGTGTTAGATATTGGCGCATCAACTGGTGGTTTTACTCAAGTTTGTTTAAACATGAACGCTCTAAAAGTTTATGCAGTTGACGTTGGAACTAATCAAATTGATAAAAAGTTAAAAGAAAACAAAAAAATAGTTGTTTATGAACAAACGAATTTTAAAACTTTAGTTTTATCGATGTTTGAAGAAAAAATTGACTATATAGTTGCTGATTTATCGTTTATTTCTTTAACAACCTTAATTGAAAAAATCAATCAATTATTCAATTACCCATTAAAAATGATTTTTTTGATTAAACCACAATTTGAATTAGGCAAAGACGTTGTTAGTCGATTTAATGGTGTTATTAGAGAACCAAAATTATGAAATAAAGCAGTTGGCAAAATTAAACAATCAGTAATTAAACATAATTTTAAAATAAATGGTATTATTCCTTCACCAATCAAAGGAAACAGTGGCAACACAGAATTTTTAATTTATTGTGAGAAAAAATAA
- the recU gene encoding recombination protein U gives MQLNSNKGMFIEELINRTISYLSKINLAYIEKRNVPFKLCKKINETTFVGKLIHKSSVDYTGVYKNFHLEFESKQTNEDYFDLHLLKTHQWNFLNKMKQFSQTLNFLIIYFYKKDECYLVPIEIINEHFKATHCYRFHYQDLIKKSMKINIIYPGILNLTECLDNLSKI, from the coding sequence ATGCAATTAAACTCAAATAAAGGAATGTTCATTGAAGAATTAATTAATCGAACAATTAGTTACTTATCCAAAATTAATTTAGCCTACATCGAAAAACGCAATGTTCCTTTTAAATTATGTAAAAAGATTAATGAAACAACTTTTGTTGGCAAATTAATCCACAAAAGTAGTGTAGATTATACGGGCGTTTATAAAAACTTTCATTTAGAATTTGAAAGCAAACAAACTAATGAAGACTATTTTGATTTGCATTTATTAAAAACACACCAGTGAAATTTTCTTAATAAAATGAAACAATTTAGTCAAACATTAAATTTCTTAATTATTTATTTTTATAAAAAAGATGAATGTTACTTAGTTCCAATTGAAATAATTAATGAACATTTTAAAGCAACTCACTGTTATCGCTTTCATTATCAAGATTTAATTAAAAAATCCATGAAAATAAATATTATTTATCCAGGGATTTTAAATCTAACTGAATGCTTAGATAATTTATCTAAAATTTAA
- the gpsA gene encoding glycerol-3-phosphate dehydrogenase, whose product MAKILILGTGAWGTALANVLLTNKHEVSMWGVDHNEIYDLQQGFNSKYYQKTKLVKKLKTVSNDLKKIFKTNYDYIVIAVPSIYIEQTIKQVLKFIKNKPVFINVAKGFNETTKKTWSITINKLISKNAKGLVILIGPSFAVEVFHKEITLVNTVCEDLKLAKKVARVFSNDYFKCVPINDVIGAETISALKNVMAIGSGIMFAQHTSINTRSAILAQMSKEISHVIKVLGGKLDTLYQYCGIGDIFLTCTDTKSRNFSFGQAVGANGFKTVKKELKFHTVEGYWATKTAYEIVKKYKINAPIIEHIYNVLYKNENHKDFIKLIFKEIKF is encoded by the coding sequence ATGGCTAAAATATTGATTCTAGGGACTGGTGCATGAGGAACTGCATTAGCTAATGTTTTATTAACTAATAAGCACGAAGTATCAATGTGAGGAGTAGATCATAATGAAATTTATGATTTACAACAAGGTTTTAATTCAAAGTATTATCAAAAAACTAAATTAGTTAAAAAATTAAAAACAGTAAGTAATGATTTAAAAAAGATTTTTAAAACCAATTATGATTATATTGTCATTGCTGTTCCATCAATTTACATTGAACAAACAATCAAACAAGTTTTAAAATTTATTAAAAATAAACCAGTATTTATTAATGTTGCAAAAGGCTTTAATGAAACAACAAAAAAAACGTGATCCATTACAATCAATAAATTAATTAGTAAAAATGCTAAAGGATTAGTAATTTTAATTGGTCCTAGCTTTGCTGTTGAAGTTTTTCATAAAGAAATTACTTTAGTTAATACTGTTTGTGAAGATTTAAAATTAGCTAAAAAAGTAGCAAGAGTATTTTCTAATGATTATTTTAAATGTGTGCCAATTAATGATGTGATTGGCGCTGAAACTATTAGCGCATTAAAGAATGTAATGGCAATTGGCAGCGGAATTATGTTTGCTCAACATACATCAATTAATACACGTAGTGCTATTTTAGCACAAATGAGTAAAGAAATTTCTCATGTAATTAAAGTTTTGGGCGGTAAGTTAGATACCCTATATCAATATTGTGGCATTGGCGATATATTTTTAACTTGTACAGATACTAAATCACGAAACTTTAGCTTTGGGCAAGCGGTTGGAGCTAATGGATTTAAAACAGTTAAAAAAGAATTAAAGTTTCACACTGTTGAAGGATATTGAGCAACAAAAACTGCTTATGAAATTGTTAAAAAATATAAAATTAATGCACCAATTATTGAGCACATTTATAACGTTTTATATAAGAATGAAAACCATAAAGATTTCATTAAATTAATTTTTAAAGAAATTAAATTTTAG
- the engA gene encoding GTP-binding protein EngA produces the protein MYKVVIVGKPNVGKSTLFNRLIHEKRAITNDEPGVTRDRLYGEVNWLNNIFTLVDTGGLTIKDAPFQKKIQIQVNYALEEADLILFITSLKEGIDADDHFITKLLKKQKCKNVILVVNKCEKNQYYENEKQFYSLGFGKPYYIASEHGIGTGDLLDAIISKLTNKIKRTRIKKDRLPFCIIGRTNVGKSTLVNAILNEDRVLVSPIAHTTRDSVDCDFSYKNQNFTIIDTAGIRRKGKITNQVEKYAILRTQDAISRSKMILLVLDGSEEFNEQDEVIGGLAYKANIPTIIVVNKWDNIRDKSEKTMNEKIKIIRSKFKYLPWAPIVFISAKNKKRLHLIFDTMQEMHKQLNIKVNTSLLNECILKMQSLVPASMFKGGRLNISYATQVKGQVPTFVIFTNDPKYLHFSYARMIENLIRNSFGIDRVPITVYYKDKNARIRGIREEQNNG, from the coding sequence ATGTATAAAGTCGTAATTGTTGGTAAACCAAATGTTGGTAAGTCAACACTATTCAATCGTTTAATTCATGAGAAACGTGCTATTACTAATGATGAACCAGGAGTAACGCGCGATCGTTTGTATGGTGAAGTAAATTGGTTGAATAATATTTTTACTTTAGTTGATACAGGGGGCTTAACAATTAAAGACGCTCCTTTTCAAAAAAAAATTCAAATACAAGTAAATTATGCTCTTGAAGAAGCAGATTTAATTCTTTTTATTACTTCATTAAAAGAAGGAATTGATGCTGATGATCATTTCATCACTAAATTATTAAAAAAACAAAAGTGTAAGAATGTTATTTTAGTAGTCAATAAATGTGAAAAGAACCAGTACTATGAAAATGAAAAACAATTTTATTCATTAGGATTTGGTAAACCATATTATATAGCTAGTGAACACGGAATTGGTACTGGTGATTTATTAGATGCAATAATTAGCAAACTAACAAACAAAATAAAGAGAACTAGAATTAAAAAAGACCGATTACCTTTTTGCATTATTGGAAGAACTAATGTTGGTAAATCAACACTAGTCAACGCTATTTTAAACGAAGATCGAGTTCTAGTTTCACCGATTGCACATACAACTCGTGATTCAGTTGATTGTGACTTTAGTTATAAAAATCAAAATTTTACAATAATTGATACAGCAGGAATCCGTCGAAAAGGAAAAATCACTAATCAAGTTGAAAAATATGCCATTCTTAGAACACAAGACGCTATTAGTAGAAGTAAAATGATTCTATTGGTTCTTGATGGCAGTGAAGAATTTAATGAACAAGATGAAGTGATTGGAGGTTTAGCTTATAAAGCTAATATTCCAACAATTATTGTTGTTAATAAATGAGATAACATTCGTGATAAATCTGAAAAAACTATGAATGAAAAAATTAAAATCATTCGTAGTAAGTTTAAATATTTGCCATGGGCACCGATTGTTTTTATTAGTGCAAAAAACAAAAAGCGTTTGCATTTAATATTTGACACAATGCAAGAAATGCATAAACAATTAAATATTAAAGTTAATACTTCACTGTTGAATGAATGCATTCTAAAAATGCAATCATTAGTTCCTGCTAGTATGTTTAAAGGTGGAAGACTTAACATTTCATATGCAACTCAAGTCAAGGGGCAAGTACCAACCTTTGTTATTTTTACTAATGATCCCAAATATCTACATTTTTCATATGCAAGAATGATTGAAAATTTAATTCGTAATTCATTTGGGATCGATAGAGTACCGATCACAGTATATTACAAGGATAAGAATGCAAGAATTCGTGGCATTAGAGAGGAGCAAAATAATGGCTAA
- the cmk gene encoding cytidylate kinase, giving the protein MSKSTFQIAIDGPSGAGKSSIAIELAKKLCFTFINTGAMYRCYALAIINNNVDINDEARLMKVLNVSAVKINNDQYFLNGINVTDQLSSNTVALMASKIGTIKAVREKCVHEQQLIANGINCVMEGRDTTSVVLPNATLKVYLDADVELRAKRRYEQNKGVEPYGVVLQKIKERDHQDMNRSFSPLIKVKDAFVIYDNIGYTIEQVVNLIIKEFNERVKCIKS; this is encoded by the coding sequence ATGTCTAAATCAACGTTTCAAATTGCTATTGATGGGCCAAGTGGAGCTGGTAAAAGTTCAATTGCCATTGAACTAGCTAAAAAACTATGCTTTACTTTTATCAATACTGGTGCAATGTATCGTTGTTATGCTTTAGCAATTATTAATAATAATGTTGATATAAATGATGAAGCTAGATTAATGAAAGTATTAAATGTAAGTGCAGTAAAAATTAATAATGATCAATATTTTTTAAATGGGATTAATGTTACCGATCAACTTTCATCTAACACTGTGGCTTTAATGGCTTCAAAAATCGGTACAATTAAAGCAGTAAGAGAGAAATGTGTTCATGAACAGCAATTAATTGCCAATGGAATCAATTGTGTGATGGAAGGAAGAGACACAACCAGCGTTGTTCTTCCTAATGCAACACTGAAAGTTTATCTTGATGCAGATGTAGAATTGCGAGCAAAACGTCGTTATGAACAAAATAAAGGTGTTGAACCTTACGGAGTTGTTTTGCAAAAAATAAAAGAACGAGATCATCAAGATATGAACCGTTCTTTCTCTCCGCTAATAAAAGTAAAAGATGCTTTTGTAATCTATGATAATATCGGCTACACCATTGAACAAGTAGTAAATTTAATTATTAAAGAATTTAATGAAAGGGTTAAATGTATAAAGTCGTAA
- the clpA gene encoding ATP-dependent Clp protease ATPase subunit, with protein MFYKNNLEGSMEMNFNPSFDEANALNKYARNLNDEAKNNRIDPIIGRDEEIRRVIEIISRKTKNNPVLIGEPGVGKTAIVEGLAMRIVNNDVPINLKDKEIYELSLPSLIAGASFQGQFEQRLNAIIKQVQDSKGKIILFIDEVHQLVGTGKNANSGMDAANIFKPMMARGDIKIIGATTLNEYREYIEKDAALERRMQKVYVKEPNKEETLTIMRGLKKRWEIFHQVKIHDSALIAAVNLSDRYINDRFLPDKAIDLIDEAAAKVKTRMFSMPVELDQINRQIIYLETEKAALSAENDEKSKQLLEISTNKLEALKKQQKALNDEWQKQKNEHDQLNQLKKKLEEYQSQVDRFQMDGEFLKASKLLYSEIPNIKNQIESLEKTFAKDNYLIHDSVTANDVSEVISKTTGIPLDKLMENEKTKLVNLKNELAKRVKGQDQAIQVVADAVIRARAGINDPNRPIGSFLFLGPTGVGKTELAKALAFALFDSEKAMVRFDMSEFMEKHSVSKLIGAPPGYVGYENAGELTEAIRRRPYSVILLDEIEKAHPDVLNLFLQVLDDGQLRDSQGREVNFKNTIIIMTSNIGGSLILENKKDEAINELNKYMKKEFINRIDEVVVFNPLDQKILQDIINKFLNDLKLRLNNNDLKVEFSKDLNQLIIKNAYDPVYGARPIKRFIQKEIESLIAMQIVENKLNKNHPILIDVKKDKIIIKQLKPN; from the coding sequence ATGTTTTATAAAAATAATTTGGAGGGCAGTATGGAAATGAATTTTAATCCAAGTTTTGATGAAGCAAATGCATTAAATAAATATGCACGTAATTTAAATGATGAAGCAAAAAATAACCGAATTGATCCAATTATTGGACGAGACGAAGAAATTCGTCGTGTTATCGAAATTATTAGTCGTAAAACTAAAAATAACCCTGTTTTAATTGGTGAACCGGGAGTTGGAAAAACCGCAATTGTTGAGGGCTTAGCAATGCGAATTGTTAATAATGATGTTCCTATTAATTTAAAGGACAAAGAAATCTATGAATTATCTTTGCCTAGTTTAATTGCTGGGGCCAGCTTTCAAGGCCAATTTGAACAACGTTTAAACGCCATTATTAAACAAGTTCAAGATTCTAAAGGCAAGATTATTCTTTTTATTGATGAAGTACATCAATTAGTTGGTACAGGTAAGAATGCCAATAGTGGCATGGATGCTGCTAATATCTTTAAACCAATGATGGCTCGAGGTGATATTAAGATTATTGGAGCGACTACATTAAATGAATATCGCGAATATATTGAAAAAGACGCTGCTCTTGAACGAAGAATGCAAAAAGTCTATGTTAAAGAACCAAATAAAGAAGAAACTTTAACAATTATGCGTGGGTTAAAAAAACGATGAGAAATATTTCATCAAGTAAAAATTCATGACTCCGCTTTAATTGCAGCTGTTAATTTATCAGATCGATATATTAATGATCGCTTTCTTCCTGATAAAGCCATTGATTTAATTGATGAAGCCGCGGCAAAGGTAAAGACCCGAATGTTTTCTATGCCTGTGGAATTAGATCAAATTAATCGACAAATTATTTATCTTGAAACCGAAAAAGCAGCTCTTAGTGCTGAAAATGATGAAAAATCTAAACAATTATTAGAAATTTCTACAAATAAACTTGAAGCACTTAAAAAACAACAAAAGGCATTAAATGATGAATGACAAAAACAAAAAAATGAACACGATCAATTAAACCAATTGAAAAAGAAACTTGAAGAATATCAATCACAAGTTGATCGATTCCAAATGGATGGGGAATTCTTAAAAGCTAGTAAATTACTTTATAGTGAAATTCCAAACATCAAAAATCAAATTGAAAGTTTGGAAAAAACTTTTGCTAAAGATAATTATTTAATTCATGATTCAGTAACTGCTAATGATGTTAGTGAAGTAATTTCTAAAACTACAGGTATTCCATTAGACAAATTAATGGAAAATGAAAAAACCAAATTAGTTAATTTAAAGAATGAATTAGCTAAACGTGTTAAAGGACAAGATCAAGCAATTCAAGTGGTTGCTGATGCAGTAATTCGAGCACGTGCAGGAATTAACGATCCAAATCGTCCAATTGGTTCATTTCTGTTTTTAGGCCCTACAGGTGTAGGTAAAACTGAATTAGCTAAAGCTTTAGCATTTGCTTTATTTGATAGTGAAAAGGCAATGGTACGATTTGATATGAGTGAATTTATGGAAAAACACTCCGTATCTAAACTAATTGGTGCACCTCCTGGATACGTTGGATATGAAAACGCCGGAGAATTAACTGAAGCTATTCGTCGTCGTCCTTATAGTGTTATTCTTTTAGATGAAATTGAAAAAGCTCATCCTGATGTATTAAACTTGTTCTTGCAAGTATTAGATGATGGTCAATTGCGTGATAGCCAAGGACGTGAAGTTAACTTTAAAAATACGATTATTATTATGACTAGTAATATTGGTGGTTCATTAATTCTTGAAAACAAGAAAGATGAAGCAATCAATGAATTAAATAAATATATGAAAAAAGAATTTATTAATCGAATCGATGAAGTTGTTGTCTTCAATCCATTGGATCAAAAAATTCTTCAAGATATAATTAATAAATTCTTAAATGATCTAAAATTACGTTTAAATAATAATGATCTAAAAGTGGAATTCAGCAAAGATTTAAATCAATTAATTATTAAAAATGCTTATGATCCAGTTTATGGAGCTAGACCAATTAAGCGTTTTATTCAAAAAGAGATTGAAAGTTTAATTGCAATGCAAATTGTCGAAAATAAACTAAATAAAAATCATCCAATTTTAATTGATGTTAAAAAAGACAAGATTATAATTAAACAATTAAAACCAAATTAA
- a CDS encoding BspA-like protein, which yields MKLRNFTKFFTWLLAVSAIPVSVVVSNSKYTHSSLIVKNQTNAKIYWNIDEQGNVRPADKSLIKGDVTIPSVWDEKPVTGIAREAFSGCTSLTSIIIPSSITSIGDGAFSICTFLTSVNFAEDSQLNSIGKSAFWNCSSLKTINIPGSVTSIGRAAFYKCSALTSINIPNNVTSIGYKAFSDCSSLTSINFDNDSQLTSIYFGAFTDCSSLTSINIPSSVTEIYAVAFLNTTKLQDITFNWTGKILDDIIQKIKNPVHQRELTTWACIFANYNKKTHSFKDKINVNVHLPKGISNLDVEKYKNNFQGIRNSGSNIPDGIGLDPATTHWIYNSNSNSKLPLILGLTFGFIILIGIGSYLGYRYYKHRKNSK from the coding sequence ATGAAACTTAGAAATTTCACAAAATTTTTTACATGATTATTAGCCGTTAGTGCTATTCCTGTTAGTGTTGTTGTTTCTAATTCGAAATACACACACAGTAGTTTAATTGTTAAAAACCAAACAAATGCAAAAATCTATTGAAATATTGATGAACAAGGAAATGTTAGACCTGCTGACAAAAGCTTAATTAAAGGTGATGTAACAATTCCTTCTGTATGAGATGAAAAACCTGTTACTGGAATTGCTAGAGAAGCTTTTTCAGGATGTACTTCATTAACAAGTATTATTATTCCTAGCAGTATAACTAGTATTGGTGATGGTGCTTTTAGTATTTGTACTTTTTTAACAAGTGTTAATTTTGCTGAAGATAGTCAATTAAATAGTATTGGCAAAAGTGCTTTTTGAAATTGCAGTTCATTAAAAACTATTAATATTCCAGGTAGTGTGACTAGCATTGGGCGTGCTGCTTTTTATAAATGCAGTGCATTAACAAGTATTAATATTCCAAACAATGTAACTAGTATTGGTTATAAAGCTTTTAGTGATTGCAGTTCATTAACAAGTATTAATTTTGATAATGACAGTCAATTAACTAGTATCTATTTTGGTGCTTTTACTGACTGTAGTTCATTAACAAGTATTAATATTCCAAGTAGTGTAACTGAAATTTATGCTGTTGCTTTTCTTAATACAACAAAATTACAAGACATTACATTTAATTGAACTGGCAAGATACTAGACGATATTATTCAAAAAATTAAGAATCCTGTTCACCAAAGAGAATTGACAACTTGAGCATGCATTTTTGCTAATTACAATAAAAAAACTCATTCTTTTAAAGACAAAATAAATGTTAATGTGCATTTACCAAAAGGAATTAGTAATTTAGACGTTGAAAAATATAAAAATAATTTTCAAGGTATTAGAAATTCTGGCTCTAATATTCCAGATGGAATTGGTTTAGATCCAGCAACAACACATTGAATTTATAATTCAAATAGTAATTCTAAATTACCATTAATCTTAGGTCTAACATTTGGATTCATTATTCTAATTGGAATTGGAAGTTACTTGGGGTATCGATACTATAAACATCGCAAAAACAGTAAATAA
- a CDS encoding BspA-like protein, with translation MAVISGGLTGTVLSNSNIHSSLVIGDEAEFSSTEVTINNFTGLEIDCINKVWSIKVTQYDYQKIDNIPVISLKSHCLEGAKFHSLGFSMSSLFIGDYAFQNCNVWNATALDELFRCFSIGINAFQWMHSIKMKKLL, from the coding sequence TTGGCAGTAATTTCTGGCGGATTAACTGGAACTGTTCTTTCTAATTCAAATATTCATAGTAGTTTAGTTATTGGTGATGAAGCTGAATTTTCATCAACAGAAGTTACTATTAACAATTTTACTGGTCTTGAAATTGATTGTATTAATAAAGTTTGATCAATCAAGGTGACACAGTATGATTACCAAAAAATAGATAATATTCCAGTTATAAGTTTAAAAAGTCATTGTCTTGAAGGTGCAAAATTTCATAGTCTTGGATTTTCAATGAGTAGTTTATTTATCGGTGATTATGCCTTTCAAAATTGTAATGTTTGAAACGCTACTGCTCTTGATGAGTTATTTAGATGTTTTAGTATTGGAATTAATGCATTCCAGTGGATGCACAGCATTAAAATGAAGAAATTATTATAG